In Magnolia sinica isolate HGM2019 chromosome 16, MsV1, whole genome shotgun sequence, the genomic window ccagctagctCATTTCAAAGCGCTGTGGgcccccagcatgatgtatgtattttgccaaccatccatttttccagctcattttagagcacgagcccaaaaacgaggcagatccaaatatcaggtggatcacaccataagaaacagtgtagATTGAACACTTGCCTTTGAAAAATTTTGAGGCCACGGAAtttttggatgaatctgatatttcttttttcccttaatccggatctatctgaccttatcaacagattggatggaaagtaaacattacattggaccctatgaagtttttaatggtgaatgttcaataaatactgttttcctgtggtgtggtccacctgtgatttggatctgcctcatttttttggctcatattctaaaataatatgaaaaaaatggatggacggcgtagataaaacagatacatcatggtgggccccacagagctttgacacagCTAGCCGGCTGCTGtttgggtcactagccaaaccacgtccagaAAGATGAGTGTCGATAACCAAATTTGGGATAAATAGCTGCCATCcctaaaaactttgatactcgggcAGCGTGTGATGGGTCATGTACGTGCACTCACACGTTGTATACGGGGCGTTCATATTCTCAAGTTAAACCATTCAAATCACTGTCCTTGCTTTAGATGGaccattattaaaaataaataaatttacattgAACGGATGTCCGGTCTTGCCCTGCTGATTAATGGACacctaatggatggttagaataaAATTAGTCCACGGTCCTAATTTAATAAGAAAAACTTCATAGATCAGAGGCTAGGATCCCCCgaatcaatctgatattgggCTTCCGGCCCACCTCAGATAGTATCTAAGTAGTGTATTGTTGCCTCTTCGGCCATACATGGGCACGTAGTGAATTATAATCTATATGGCCTTTATTGTTTTCCTCTTTTAAAACGTTTGATCTTGGGTACGCAACAGGTTTGTAgtgatgaatggttcggatctaTTTTCCCAAAGGATTCGAACTTGATTGATAGATAAGCATATGGGTTTAACGTACAACGTGaactgtgaggcccattgtgatgtgcgaCATCCAATCTGTAAGTTCTCCTtctgcctaaaaatcaggccgatataaaacttaggtgggctaaaacgttaaatcatgcctaaaaccacctggtgtggcccacctgagttttgaaactGCCGGATTTTTGGGTTTTTCGTTATACCGGTGGGAGCAACATATAAAAAACACATCGAGGCAAAGGTATTCCAAaacagtaatggtggctgtaatggccactaCTGTTACCGTTATAATACGAACTGTAACGgtcattgaaaaatttaaaaaaaaaacaaaactgttATTGAAATGTTATGGAACCATTATGGCCTATttttctgtaacagccattacaacccTTTTAACCCCGTAACACGTAATGGTTATGACTATTACAGTTACGTAAGGGCCATTACAACTGTTAGATATAACCGATTTTGAATGCCTTGATTGAGGCCCATATGctctaaaaggttttcaatggtgggtcttCATCCCAACCGTtcactatggtgtggcctacttgagttttgaatcagactgattactggacagtttggatgtcatgcacacgtcaaagtgggcccacaaatagcGTTGGTGGATTGGTAATCTTCACTTAATTTGGGTTGTGGTTGTACCCCAGAATGAGATGTGACAGGTACGAGGCATTACCCGGCCGCATTTTGAATCCCTGCAAAATGTATATGTTGGCATGTGCCCAAAGTTCCAACCATGATAACTCGTGAAAACGTGGTGGGCCGGACGTTCTATGTGGTGGACCACGGTCCAAACGGCCTCATGTGCCTCATGTTTTCTAAGTCAGCTGTGCCAACTTTCACCATCCGTACTTAAAACCATCCAAGAAAGTGACAAACGTGAGACCTTGTGAACCGTTGCACCTCGAAAATACAAtggaaaaactgaaaataaaataatttaattttaacaTCAGGATGAATCATGTATAAAGACGTTGATCATAAAGCTTGATTTGCTTCCTTGTcgattgttgatgggttacaggtgCCTTCTTTCTCAGATCTTGCGTGTAACAATCATGAAGGGATTTAACCAAGGACTGGGTATACACAGTTGGTCATCTGATAGACTTGATGAGTGGTTGTTTACAATTTTTCTTATAAAGAGAATGTTTTTAAGAGATCAGATTGAATTTTGATGAGAACTATTAGAGTTGATGATTATAGAATGGGATGGTCTAATTTATATAGGCATTAAAGGAGTATACAGTTGCTACATGGTCATCAATTGTTTAAAACGTTTTACAAACATAATCATTGACACTAAATTTTGAGCATTTCAAATTGTTTGAGAATCGAAGGTCATCCATTTTCAGGCTGTTTCGCCGTTGTCAAAAGGGCTGGCGATTTTAGATCTATAGATTCGACAATTTCCAATagcctataaaacccaggcttaTTTCCCACATTTCGCACCGTCTTGCAAAACGATGCATATGTGCGAAATGCAAATTGCGTAATCTAGCACTACTACAGCTACACTACCCTCGCCTGTGTCGCAAACCGGccatttcttcctctatttctAAGTAAAAATACTACTCACACAACCATTTATAAATCATAAATTTTCTTCAACTCTTTCTCACACATGGACCAAGGAAGCCGTCATTTTTGCAGGAAATGAAATTTTCGAAACATTTATCTTTAAAACTACAAATTTCAACATTCACAGTACTCTCCCTTTCAGCAGGTACTGTGATCTTGGTTCATCATTGTGGACCATTTAGCTAGTGAGAGCCTTAATGAGAATGGACCATGAGGTCAAAATCATATGGACTGTGTAATCCTAGCCATCTGGTCGGTTTTCCTGCTGAATCATGAATGCAAACTGGTTGCTCAATGTTTTATAGTAGCCATTTGTACATCATAGATCCAACGGTTATAATTAATGATCCAATTAGTGAGAGGTAGGGATAGTGGTCCAcacatggtgtgccccaccacaCTGATAGGGcaaattttagtttttaatcTCTACACTCAAACAACCAGGATAAAAAACAAGACTACAGCTAGTGAGAACAACATTCTCGTTAGAAACCAAAAGGTAATTTACATGGAATTATATTTACATAATTAAAAGAGGATGATCACATACGTTcatgcatatccaaaactcaggtgggacacaccataagaAGCACGTCCCCAATTTTTTTAAATGACACGTGGAGTCTCTGATCATTAATATGAGCCGTTTATTCAATCGTATAATTGGAAATGAACCATGGTGACCCATCTGATGATTCCAAACATACCATTAATAGATTAATAGCATAGAAAATGGACAACCAAGATTTAGTAGAGAAACTAGGTCCGAAAATCATCTTAAAACttccattcagtggatccaataTCCTATATTGTtttctttgtgtggcccacttgagttatggatcaggaTGGATTTTGGGATATATGTGatcattcccttaattaaaaacCATACCAGTTCACCAACTCCCAGTCATCAATATAATAATATTGGGGTATGTACAaaaaatcttcattttcttcaactcCAAAATCTCCAAGATATGGGTGTTGGGCATCCATGGAGAAAGGAGAGGTTAGACTACAGCTGCTTTCTCCTTCCGAAACTCTGTCGCAGCGCTCTGAGAGCTTTTTTATCTCTTTCTCAGCTTCTGAAATCTGCTCCTTGAGTTTCAAGACCTACAACCAAGTAATCTTCtctttatatataataaaaagaagaagaatatgtcTCGATTCATTTGGGTTCTGAGTTGAGTCCTGACTCACCCAGAGTTGGGGGTAAATCGGACTAACTTGCCCGAGTCAGCGGTACTGAAATGGGTATCATGTACTGTTCCCGACTGAGTCCGAGTCCACTCAgctgaactgggctcaacccaatTTACCCAGGCATGGGCTGGAATATTAGGCCTGAAATTTTAGCCATTTATCAATTGGGTCGGGTTCACGATGTGCCTAAAAGCCCATCTACCCAGCCTGAGCTCGTCCATTCAAAGCTTCAAGGTATTTTTGCCATATATCATGATGATTGGTAGAGctaggcattgagtcgagtcggtccgagttagggctgacctagCTTGACACAGTTTTGAAACATACCTGAtctgaactcgacccgactcagtacCAAGTTCAACATGCCTTACCCAATCCGAGTCCAGGTTTGGCCTGGACTAACCTAGACCAAGTCTCACCCAGTCAtaggtaccgagttgggtcgggtGTAGCGGGTATCCTTGGGCTGAAATCAcgactcaaaacctaggtgcacttgTTGGAATTGCAGTCTCTCCATTAGTTACATGTCATCTTAAATCTAAAATGTCAaatttggttttttctttttttaaacgtacgagtcgggttttggatcaagccgagcCAGTACCAAGTCGGATTTttggtcgagtcgagttactgggtgacccgaactcgactaggtttgagttcggattggacgaagtctactcagttcagatcgactcacccactcaattcgggtcaagtcgagtcaagtcatcTGTGCCCAGCTCTAAATTGATCGGATGCATTTATTTTGCCCATCACAGGCCTAGGTGGGCTCAGGTCTATGTTTTACTTTGCGATCCGACTTGAACCGACCTTAGCCCAGCTTGAGCCCAGGCCATGTATAATCATCCCTCACCAGGCTCAGGCCTACATTTTACTTAATGGTCCGGACTTTGACAGACTTTGGTCCAACCCAAACCTGTGGACAGCCCaactcaaaaaatcaggtaaaaaCCCTGATTTTCTGATCAGGAGGGATTTTCCATAAATGAAACAAAAAAACTAAAAGAGCTCCGAGTCTAGCCCGAGTTTTGGAACATTGGAACTACTTTAGAAACATGTGGGCAATGATGAAGCGAAATCAAACCAGCAACCCAAGAGAAACTACCTCAGATTCAAGCCAGCACTTGTCAATGAGGACAGTCTGGTGTATCATCTTCAACCTTTCGTATTCTTCTTCCACTTGCTTACTCCTCCAACGGGCTCGCCGGTTTTGGAACCAAATGGTCACAACACGTGGGTCCAACCCCAGCTCCAGGGCTAATTGATCTCTCCTCGTCGACTCGAGCTTTTGCTCAATACcaaaattcaattccaacaacttcACCTGCTCACTGCTCAGCCTCCTCTTCTTAGTTCCcacttctcctttctctttcttcctccgtTGCCGCCGCTTCACTTCAACTACATTTGTTAACATATAATGAGGTATCTACAAGACAAATGTGTCTAAAAAGTATTCCAAAACAGCcattacgtaacggtaacagtggtaaCTATTATACATTATGGAGTCATAAcaaccattacaaaaaaaaaaagaaaaaaaaaagaaaaaaaaagagagacctaTAACAACCCCACAACCATTAGTTATGGAGCTGAAATAGGTTTAAAAAAATAGTCCATTTCGTAATGATAATGGTTACGGCCACCACTACTGTTACGAAATACCTTGTTCTAGAAAAGCATAAATTCAATTTTGACGCGCGGCTCAGAGAAATGAAATTTTCAAATGGGCCCGGCTGAATAGTTTGAACATTAAGCCCAAATCAAATCTTGGCCGATCCATTGCCACCCTTAGGATGGTCTATGATGCATCAAGATCCTCTGCCACTCATGTAGAGCAAAGCATAAAAGTTGA contains:
- the LOC131229684 gene encoding homeobox-leucine zipper protein ATHB-40-like, whose product is MAQLQNEMLVFSNSAMYTQIPQVEVKRRQRRKKEKGEVGTKKRRLSSEQVKLLELNFGIEQKLESTRRDQLALELGLDPRVVTIWFQNRRARWRSKQVEEEYERLKMIHQTVLIDKCWLESEVLKLKEQISEAEKEIKKLSERCDRVSEGESSCSLTSPFSMDAQHPYLGDFGVEENEDFLYIPQYYYIDDWELVNWYGF